The Skermanella pratensis genome has a window encoding:
- a CDS encoding PAS domain S-box protein: MSRPHIPLGGAGRLDHRRTVIVRSIMPHQAASTVGSMVPRAAAVLAAALTVAACLLAAASGAARAQNAARTVMLVNEMEVYALGRDMELFEDPTGRLTIDQVTTPEFSPRFQPGQEDEPNFGLTRSAVWARVTLNSILAVHRDWFLVFRQALVDRVTVYVPRPDGGWTALEGGMLVSRSYFRLAHRYLVFPLWLQPAEQPTLYVRVENRGTLTIPLVIQSVASLYTSDRSEQLLFGTLFGILMTVCVYLFFIWRVMRERCQLYLILMQLSVTFHIASANGFLAEYLWRGMPWWTGYSVPLSILLAMVTGILFAGSFLAVRQHMPAFYRVLRLLVAALAALAVLAAFDRLLVNMLLPWCVIGMVAVFLHAGVGAIRLKVDGGPVFLVAFSALLMGGLARSLVSLDLLPANLLTANMFDAGAAVSSVVFAVGIAGQFRTRQEEKERALRLSNERFALAADGASAGLYDWDLVTGTVYYSPRMAELYGGPAADLGTSAEAWTRQIHPADAMRVRRAYRAFLKSRSNTVALEYRLLSRDGRMRWVSTTGAAVRDPRTNWVLRVAGSTADITENKRAEESLRASESLKAAVVASSLDCIITSDAEGRIIEFNPAAEQTFGHDRESVLGRPLGDIIMPVLQRARHTAGMRHYFDTRERHLLGRRVEVEAMRSDGTVFPVELAVNEVKAGGQAVFTAFVRDITERRRAQAQIASQHEALLQSEKLAALGSLLAGVAHELNNPLSVVVGQSVLLEETAPDDATAQRARKIHRAADRCARIVKTFLSLARRSPPERQQVDLNEIVLASIELVGYSLRTDGIELTLSLAPGPARLWGDADQLNQVVTNLVVNARQALQGSPEPRRLAVSVVRVPGPPVIRLTVADNGPGVPAGIRTRIFDPFFTTKPAGIGTGVGLSMCHNIIDSHGGIIALGETPGGGATFMVDLPALDAAPARAAEPPPVPAAVRPLNLLIVDDDPEIALTLAEMLQPDGHRIAVAQNGTEALERLASDPCDLVISDIRMPELDGPGLYRELETRHPGLLKRIVFVTGDTLGDGVRDFLGETGVPVLEKPYEPADLRAMVARLAGESGPGGINKR; encoded by the coding sequence ATGTCGCGCCCGCATATCCCGCTTGGCGGCGCGGGGCGCCTGGATCATCGTCGGACCGTGATCGTCCGGAGCATCATGCCTCACCAAGCGGCCTCCACCGTCGGTTCGATGGTCCCGCGGGCCGCCGCCGTCCTGGCTGCGGCGCTGACCGTCGCCGCCTGCCTGCTTGCCGCGGCAAGCGGTGCGGCCCGGGCGCAGAACGCCGCCCGGACGGTCATGCTGGTCAACGAGATGGAGGTCTACGCGCTCGGACGCGACATGGAGCTGTTCGAGGACCCGACCGGCCGCCTGACCATCGACCAGGTCACGACGCCCGAATTCTCCCCCCGCTTCCAGCCCGGCCAAGAGGACGAGCCGAATTTCGGCCTGACCCGGTCCGCCGTCTGGGCGCGCGTGACCCTGAACAGCATCCTGGCCGTGCACCGGGACTGGTTCCTGGTGTTCCGCCAAGCCCTGGTCGACCGGGTCACCGTCTATGTGCCCCGGCCGGACGGTGGCTGGACGGCGCTCGAAGGCGGCATGCTGGTGTCGCGAAGTTATTTCCGGCTGGCCCACCGCTATCTCGTCTTTCCCCTGTGGCTCCAACCGGCCGAGCAGCCGACCCTCTATGTCCGGGTCGAGAACCGCGGCACGCTGACGATCCCCCTGGTCATCCAGTCGGTGGCGTCGCTCTACACCTCCGACCGGTCCGAGCAGCTCCTGTTCGGAACCCTGTTCGGCATCCTGATGACGGTCTGCGTATACCTGTTCTTCATCTGGCGGGTCATGCGCGAGCGCTGCCAGCTCTACCTGATCCTGATGCAGCTCTCGGTCACCTTCCACATCGCCTCGGCGAACGGCTTCCTGGCCGAATACCTGTGGCGCGGCATGCCCTGGTGGACCGGCTATTCGGTGCCCCTGTCGATCCTGCTGGCCATGGTCACCGGCATTCTGTTCGCCGGCAGCTTCCTGGCGGTCCGGCAGCACATGCCGGCCTTCTACCGGGTGCTCCGCCTGCTGGTCGCGGCCCTCGCCGCCCTGGCCGTGCTGGCGGCCTTCGACCGCCTGCTCGTCAACATGCTGCTGCCCTGGTGCGTGATCGGCATGGTCGCGGTGTTCCTGCATGCCGGGGTCGGCGCCATCCGCCTGAAGGTGGACGGCGGACCGGTCTTCCTGGTCGCCTTCTCCGCCCTGCTGATGGGCGGGCTGGCGCGCAGCCTGGTCAGCCTGGACCTGCTGCCGGCCAACCTGCTGACCGCGAACATGTTCGATGCCGGAGCCGCGGTCTCCTCCGTGGTCTTCGCGGTCGGCATCGCCGGCCAGTTCAGGACCCGCCAGGAGGAGAAGGAACGGGCGCTCCGCCTCAGCAACGAGCGGTTCGCCCTGGCCGCCGACGGCGCCAGCGCCGGCCTGTACGACTGGGACTTGGTCACCGGCACGGTCTATTACTCGCCCCGCATGGCCGAGCTGTACGGCGGCCCGGCCGCCGACCTCGGCACCTCCGCCGAGGCCTGGACGCGGCAGATCCATCCCGCCGACGCGATGCGGGTGCGCCGCGCCTACCGGGCGTTCCTGAAGAGCCGGTCGAACACCGTGGCCCTGGAATACCGCCTGCTGTCCCGCGACGGCAGGATGCGCTGGGTCTCGACCACGGGGGCCGCGGTGCGCGATCCGCGCACCAACTGGGTGCTCCGGGTCGCCGGCTCGACCGCCGACATCACGGAGAACAAGCGGGCGGAGGAGAGCCTGCGGGCGTCGGAATCGCTGAAGGCCGCGGTCGTCGCCTCCTCGCTCGACTGCATCATCACCAGCGATGCCGAGGGCCGGATCATCGAGTTCAACCCGGCGGCCGAGCAGACCTTCGGCCATGACCGGGAATCCGTGCTGGGCAGGCCGCTGGGCGACATCATCATGCCGGTGCTCCAGCGCGCCCGCCACACCGCCGGCATGCGGCACTATTTCGACACCCGCGAGCGCCACCTGCTCGGCCGCCGGGTCGAGGTCGAGGCGATGCGCTCCGACGGCACCGTGTTCCCGGTGGAGCTGGCGGTCAACGAGGTCAAGGCCGGCGGGCAGGCGGTCTTCACCGCCTTCGTCCGCGACATCACCGAACGCCGGCGCGCCCAGGCCCAGATCGCCAGCCAGCACGAGGCCCTGCTCCAGTCGGAGAAGCTGGCCGCCCTCGGCTCGCTGCTGGCCGGCGTGGCGCACGAGCTGAACAACCCGCTGTCGGTGGTGGTCGGACAGTCCGTCCTGCTGGAGGAAACCGCGCCGGACGACGCGACGGCCCAGCGCGCCCGCAAGATCCACCGTGCCGCCGACCGCTGCGCCCGCATCGTCAAGACCTTCCTGTCCCTGGCCCGGCGCAGCCCGCCCGAGCGGCAGCAGGTCGATCTGAACGAGATCGTTCTGGCATCGATCGAGCTGGTGGGATACTCCCTGCGCACCGACGGGATCGAACTGACACTCTCCCTGGCGCCTGGGCCGGCCCGGCTGTGGGGCGATGCCGACCAGTTGAACCAGGTGGTCACCAACCTGGTGGTCAACGCCCGGCAGGCGCTCCAGGGATCTCCCGAACCGCGGCGGCTGGCGGTCTCGGTCGTCCGCGTCCCCGGACCGCCGGTGATCCGCCTGACCGTGGCCGACAACGGTCCCGGCGTGCCGGCCGGCATCCGGACCCGGATCTTCGACCCCTTCTTCACGACCAAACCGGCCGGGATCGGCACCGGAGTGGGGCTGTCCATGTGCCACAACATCATCGACAGCCATGGCGGCATCATCGCCCTGGGCGAAACGCCCGGCGGCGGCGCCACCTTCATGGTCGACCTGCCGGCGCTCGATGCGGCCCCGGCGCGCGCGGCGGAGCCGCCGCCGGTCCCCGCGGCCGTCCGGCCGCTGAACCTGCTGATCGTCGACGACGATCCCGAGATCGCCCTGACCCTCGCGGAAATGCTCCAGCCCGACGGCCACCGCATCGCCGTCGCCCAAAACGGCACGGAGGCGCTGGAGCGCCTGGCCTCGGACCCCTGCGACCTGGTGATCAGCGACATCCGCATGCCGGAACTGGACGGCCCCGGCCTGTACCGCGAGCTGGAAACCCGCCATCCCGGCCTGCTGAAGCGCATCGTCTTCGTCACCGGCGACACGCTTGGCGACGGCGTGCGCGACTTCCTGGGCGAGACCGGCGTGCCCGTGCTCGAGAAGCCCTACGAACCGGCCGACCTGAGGGCGATGGTCGCCCGGCTGGCCGGCGAATCCGGCCCTGGCGGAATCAATAAACGTTGA
- a CDS encoding OsmC family protein yields MALRTAEAEWRGALKDGTGRIRTGSGVVDAAYSFPSRFESGSGTNPEELIAAAHAGCFSMALAHGLAGAGHPAERVSTTAKVHLEKADGGFAISRIDLTCEAEVPGIDEAGFRKQADDAKANCPVSKALAATEITLDAKLA; encoded by the coding sequence ATGGCATTACGGACGGCGGAAGCCGAATGGCGCGGCGCGCTGAAGGACGGAACTGGCCGCATCAGGACCGGTAGCGGCGTCGTGGACGCCGCCTACTCCTTTCCGTCGCGCTTCGAATCGGGCAGCGGCACCAACCCAGAGGAGCTGATCGCGGCGGCCCATGCCGGCTGCTTCTCCATGGCGCTGGCCCATGGGCTCGCGGGCGCCGGCCATCCGGCGGAGCGCGTCTCGACCACCGCCAAGGTTCATCTGGAGAAGGCGGACGGCGGGTTCGCGATCAGCCGGATCGACCTGACCTGCGAGGCCGAGGTACCCGGCATCGACGAAGCCGGCTTCAGGAAGCAGGCCGACGACGCCAAGGCCAACTGCCCCGTCTCCAAGGCGCTCGCGGCGACGGAGATCACCCTGGACGCCAAGCTGGCGTGA